AGGCGTTTACCTTTACAAGGAGTGGAGTTTAAGAGTTCGGCCAGATGCCCTGTATCAGCATGCCGGTAGACGACTATTTCCGCCTTTGATAGGCGGCAGCCGTCGATAATACTAGCGTGATTAAGTTCATCGCTGAAAATCACATCGCCGGTTGAAGCCAATGCGCTTATTGTACCGATATTGGCCATATATCCGGTATTAAACACAACAGCAGCTTCGGTCTCTTTAAAGGCGGCCAGGTTTTTTTCCAAAAGTTCATAATACGGGTGGCTGCCGGTTATAAGACGGGCGCCGCCCGAACCTGTGCCATACGTTAATACCGCTTGCACGGAAGCTTGCTGCACTGCTGGACAGTGCGTTAAACCCAGATAATTGTTAGACGCTAAATTAAGATAATTTTTAGCGCCGCTTTTAATATGTACGGCACTGATAGGTTCAAGGCTGGTTACTTCTCGGTAGAGAGCCTGCCGCCGGACAGTTTCAAGATAGTCCGCTGCAAACTGCACAACTTCCACCTCCTGGGTTAGGTGTTTTAACTAATACCGGCTGTTTCTCTAAATAAGTGATAAGGCTGTCAATATCGCTGCCGGGAACTATAAAGAAGACTCGACCGCCTACCGGACTGCCGAGCGGTTTTAAATTAGGGATGCGGATGTATTGAGCTTTTGTGGCTATATAGCCGGTAGTGTAATCGGGATCGTCAGACCAACATAGTTCAGCGGCTATATCTGGTGCTGAAGCAACTTTGGCGGCTAGCACAAGGGCCTCGCGAATATGAATATTATTTAAATTGTTGCTATCGAGCCAAGCGGTGAAGCCAGCTTCCTCGGCAATGTCCATTCGGGAAACTCTGATGCCGCGTGCTCCGGTATTATCCAGCCGTTTTCCGGTTTCCCCGCACACTAAAAGGGCGCCGCGCATACTGTCAGATAGCCCGGTTAGCATTGCCATACCTTGTCGAGCGGCCTGCGGAGAAACGCCGGCTGCAATGAGCGCATTTATAGCAGCGTTGCGCCCGGCTTCTATAGAATGGGAAGTAACAGCAGAAAGCGGCAGTAGGGGAACTTCGATAATTTGCCGGCGCGATATAGCCTCAATTTTAAGATTGACAAAAT
The window above is part of the Veillonellaceae bacterium genome. Proteins encoded here:
- a CDS encoding 6-carboxyhexanoate--CoA ligase, translated to MLYSIRMRAAENGAHENGGRHISGAERLVSLDELQATASAMLNRAFTHSRGQADFVNLKIEAISRRQIIEVPLLPLSAVTSHSIEAGRNAAINALIAAGVSPQAARQGMAMLTGLSDSMRGALLVCGETGKRLDNTGARGIRVSRMDIAEEAGFTAWLDSNNLNNIHIREALVLAAKVASAPDIAAELCWSDDPDYTTGYIATKAQYIRIPNLKPLGSPVGGRVFFIVPGSDIDSLITYLEKQPVLVKTPNPGGGSCAVCSGLS